Proteins encoded by one window of Cloeon dipterum chromosome 4, ieCloDipt1.1, whole genome shotgun sequence:
- the LOC135943507 gene encoding putative divalent cation/proton antiporter TMEM165, giving the protein MALRQMLAFSALLLFSIQLISAEKEPVDVESVEPDVPVVQDDFFKNPKTTEAPLISDVGFIHAFVASLSVIIVSELGDKTFFIAAIMAMRHPRITVFAGAISALAFMTVLSAAFGWIVTVIPRIYTYYVSTALFALFGIKMLNEGCKMSPNEGQEELEEVQMDIRRREDEYEREASAPDVETGTARRRSASLMSAVSRILIQSFTLTFLAEWGDRSQLATIILAAREDVYGVTLGGILGHALCTGLAVVGGRFIAQKISVRTVTIIGGVVFLLFAATALFFDPTAE; this is encoded by the exons ATGGCACTTCGTCAGATGCTTGCCTTTTCCGCTCTCCTGCTCTTCAGCATCCAGCTAATCAGTGCTGAAAAAGAGCCTGTCGACGTTGAGTCGGTTGAACCTGATGTTCCTGTGGTG CAAGACGACTTCTTCAAAAATCCCAAGACAACAGAGGCGCCTCTCATCAGCGATGTGGGTTTTATTCACGCGTTTGTGGCTTCTCTCTCTGTCATCATTGTGTCCGAACTCGGCGATAAAACTTTCTTCATTGCGGCCATCATGGCAATGCGACACCCTCGAATCACAGTTTTTGCTGGAGCTATTAGCGCGCTAGCTTTCATGACAGTATTATCAG ctgcaTTCGGTTGGATTGTAACCGTCATTCCACGTATATATACTTACTATGTGTCGACTGCACTCTTTGCTttgtttggaataaaaatgctgaatGAGGGATGCAAGATGTCTCCAAATGAAGGTCAAGAAGAGTTAGAGGAAGTGCAGATGGACATAAGAAGAAGAGAAGATGAG TATGAGAGAGAAGCCAGTGCCCCTGATGTCGAAACTGGAACTGCTAGAAGAAGGTCTGCGTCTCTGATGTCTGCAGTGTCTCGAATCCTGATCCAGTCATTCACTCTCACCTTTTTGGCTGAGTGGGGAGACCGATCACAATTAGCTACTATTATCCTCGCAGCAAGAGAG GATGTTTACGGTGTCACTCTGGGTGGCATTCTGGGGCACGCACTGTGCACAGGTCTGGCCGTTGTTGGAGGACGCTTCATCGCACAAAAGATCTCAGTCCGGACTG TTACTATTATTGGAGGCGTTGTATTCCTACTGTTTGCTGCCACCGCACTCTTCTTCGATCCAACTGCTGAATAA
- the LOC135943524 gene encoding zinc finger protein 660-like isoform X1 has translation MLTLLGTEEGVQVAMRRKQQSEQRAGFSEHRQNQISRFDSPNHEMCRLCGVENHNYLDIFGDHGIKRNLPFLVKNYLSITVFEDDKFSRLMCTKCCCHLETFHQFFKCVKEVQRKLDEQKCCINDFSAPKIETRVSGSDQDERVDNSVEAKHLGPINMQERDAIALGILNNISIDSSSDEYDEADGPVKIKVEGKESEEECDDDQANTTSEDEDADGTSTSKRPEFKEQERDLAEFFKIVCHECGTKFHSLSLLTTHCKKAHDSIPKIYCHCGKSFERRTHLIRHRNQHLGVHRYKCEMCQRGFHYKFMLRSHMYTHGPDSDKPFECDECRKRYITKSALVSHKVSKHAPPKARVTCEICGNTFSHPNCLYTHKRTVHGDQRHFVCHVCGKTMSTLGNLKGHLETHKESCNIQCEFCGKRFKTRMRLVRHMEYHNAVVHECSICRKKYQTRGSLRAHLLVHSDQRPHKCNLCEKSFKRSKQLKLHVYQHTGERPYKCPFCPKTFTNAGNRATHKRRMHAKETHQGQAAEGGTDVILQENETAMINMGDQGHLQTMTAALNHPSMVMGGLLIPANLQAPCLDPSDLLVHALEAQNYCPTI, from the exons ATGTTGACATTATTAG GAACTGAAGAGGGGGTGCAAGTTGCCATGAGACGAAAGCAACAGTCTGAACAGAGGGCTGGATTCTCTGAACACCGTCAGAATCAGATTTCTCGTTTTGATAGCCCAAATCATGAAATGTGCCGTCTTTGTGGTGTGGAGAATCATAACTATTTAGACATTTTTGGGGATCATGGAATCAAACGAAACCTTCCCTTTCTCGTCAAGAACTACCTTAGTATAACT GTATTTGAGGATGACAAGTTTTCCAGATTAATGTGCACAAAATGTTGTTGTCATCTAGAGACGTTccaccaattttttaagtgcgTCAAAGAAGTGCAGAGGAAACTAGATGAGCAAAAGTGTTgcataaatgatttttcagcaCCTAAGATTGAAACTAGGGTTTCTGGTTCTGACCAA gACGAGAGAGTTGACAATTCAGTAGAAGCAAAACATCTTGGACCAATAAATATGCAAGAAAGAGATGCCATCGCCCttggaatattaaataatatttccataGACTCCTCTTCTGATGAATATGATGAGGCAGATGGACCGGTTAAAATCAAGGTTGAAGGCAAAGAGTCTGAAGAAGAATGTGATGATGACCAGGCAAACACAACAAGCGAAGATGAAGATGCCGATGGGACGTCGACATCAAAGCGCCCTGAGTTCAAAGAGCAAGAGCGAGATTTAgccgaatttttcaaaatagtcTGCCACGAATGCGGGACAAAATTCCACTCTTTGTCTTTGCTGACCACTCATTGCAAAAAAGCGCATGACTCCATTCCTAAGATTTATTGTCACTGTGGGAAATCGTTTGAACGACGCACTCATTTGATAAGACATAGGAATCAACACCTTGGAGTCCACCGATACAA GTGTGAAATGTGCCAACGTGGTTTTCACTATAAATTCATGCTTCGGTCGCACATGTACACTCATGGACCAGACAGTGACAAGCCCTTTGAGTGCGATGAGTGCCGCAAGAGGTACATCACCAAGTCCGCCTTGGTGAGCCACAAAGTGTCAAAGCATGCGCCACCGAAAGCTAGAGTAACATGCGAAATCTGCGGCAACAC GTTCAGTCACCCCAACTGCTTATACACTCACAAAAGAACAGTGCACGGGGACCAAAGGCATTTTGTCTGTCACGTCTGCGGCAAAACGATGTCCACGTTGGGAAATCTTAAGGGCCATCTGGAGACTCACAAGGAATCTTGCAATATCCAGTGTGAATTTTGTGGCAAAAG GTTTAAAACGAGAATGCGCTTGGTCCGCCACATGGAATACCACAACGCGGTCGTTCATGAATGCTCAATTTGCAGGAAAAAGTACCAAACTCGAGGGTCACTTAGGGCTCATTTACTAGTTCACAGTGATCAACGACCTCACAAATGCAACTTGTGTGAAAAGTCTTTCAAGCGGAGCAAGCAACtcaaa cttcaCGTATACCAACACACAGGAGAGCGTCCCTACAAGTGTCCTTTTTGTCCAAAAACCTTCACCAACGCAGGCAACAGGGCCACTCACAAGAGACGAATGCATGCTAAGGAAACGCATCAAGGCCAGGCTGCAGAGGGAGGCACAGATGTGATTCTCCAAGAAAACGAGACTGCCATGATAAACATGGGAGATCAGGGACATTTGCAGACTATGACCGCCGCACTGAACCATCCATCAATGGTCATGGGAGGCCTGCTAATTCCGGCAAATCTACAGGCACCTTGTTTGGACCCTTCAGATCTCTTAGTTCATGCACTCG AGGCGCAAAACTATTGTCCAACAATATGA
- the LOC135943524 gene encoding zinc finger protein 660-like isoform X2, protein MRRKQQSEQRAGFSEHRQNQISRFDSPNHEMCRLCGVENHNYLDIFGDHGIKRNLPFLVKNYLSITVFEDDKFSRLMCTKCCCHLETFHQFFKCVKEVQRKLDEQKCCINDFSAPKIETRVSGSDQDERVDNSVEAKHLGPINMQERDAIALGILNNISIDSSSDEYDEADGPVKIKVEGKESEEECDDDQANTTSEDEDADGTSTSKRPEFKEQERDLAEFFKIVCHECGTKFHSLSLLTTHCKKAHDSIPKIYCHCGKSFERRTHLIRHRNQHLGVHRYKCEMCQRGFHYKFMLRSHMYTHGPDSDKPFECDECRKRYITKSALVSHKVSKHAPPKARVTCEICGNTFSHPNCLYTHKRTVHGDQRHFVCHVCGKTMSTLGNLKGHLETHKESCNIQCEFCGKRFKTRMRLVRHMEYHNAVVHECSICRKKYQTRGSLRAHLLVHSDQRPHKCNLCEKSFKRSKQLKLHVYQHTGERPYKCPFCPKTFTNAGNRATHKRRMHAKETHQGQAAEGGTDVILQENETAMINMGDQGHLQTMTAALNHPSMVMGGLLIPANLQAPCLDPSDLLVHALEAQNYCPTI, encoded by the exons ATGAGACGAAAGCAACAGTCTGAACAGAGGGCTGGATTCTCTGAACACCGTCAGAATCAGATTTCTCGTTTTGATAGCCCAAATCATGAAATGTGCCGTCTTTGTGGTGTGGAGAATCATAACTATTTAGACATTTTTGGGGATCATGGAATCAAACGAAACCTTCCCTTTCTCGTCAAGAACTACCTTAGTATAACT GTATTTGAGGATGACAAGTTTTCCAGATTAATGTGCACAAAATGTTGTTGTCATCTAGAGACGTTccaccaattttttaagtgcgTCAAAGAAGTGCAGAGGAAACTAGATGAGCAAAAGTGTTgcataaatgatttttcagcaCCTAAGATTGAAACTAGGGTTTCTGGTTCTGACCAA gACGAGAGAGTTGACAATTCAGTAGAAGCAAAACATCTTGGACCAATAAATATGCAAGAAAGAGATGCCATCGCCCttggaatattaaataatatttccataGACTCCTCTTCTGATGAATATGATGAGGCAGATGGACCGGTTAAAATCAAGGTTGAAGGCAAAGAGTCTGAAGAAGAATGTGATGATGACCAGGCAAACACAACAAGCGAAGATGAAGATGCCGATGGGACGTCGACATCAAAGCGCCCTGAGTTCAAAGAGCAAGAGCGAGATTTAgccgaatttttcaaaatagtcTGCCACGAATGCGGGACAAAATTCCACTCTTTGTCTTTGCTGACCACTCATTGCAAAAAAGCGCATGACTCCATTCCTAAGATTTATTGTCACTGTGGGAAATCGTTTGAACGACGCACTCATTTGATAAGACATAGGAATCAACACCTTGGAGTCCACCGATACAA GTGTGAAATGTGCCAACGTGGTTTTCACTATAAATTCATGCTTCGGTCGCACATGTACACTCATGGACCAGACAGTGACAAGCCCTTTGAGTGCGATGAGTGCCGCAAGAGGTACATCACCAAGTCCGCCTTGGTGAGCCACAAAGTGTCAAAGCATGCGCCACCGAAAGCTAGAGTAACATGCGAAATCTGCGGCAACAC GTTCAGTCACCCCAACTGCTTATACACTCACAAAAGAACAGTGCACGGGGACCAAAGGCATTTTGTCTGTCACGTCTGCGGCAAAACGATGTCCACGTTGGGAAATCTTAAGGGCCATCTGGAGACTCACAAGGAATCTTGCAATATCCAGTGTGAATTTTGTGGCAAAAG GTTTAAAACGAGAATGCGCTTGGTCCGCCACATGGAATACCACAACGCGGTCGTTCATGAATGCTCAATTTGCAGGAAAAAGTACCAAACTCGAGGGTCACTTAGGGCTCATTTACTAGTTCACAGTGATCAACGACCTCACAAATGCAACTTGTGTGAAAAGTCTTTCAAGCGGAGCAAGCAACtcaaa cttcaCGTATACCAACACACAGGAGAGCGTCCCTACAAGTGTCCTTTTTGTCCAAAAACCTTCACCAACGCAGGCAACAGGGCCACTCACAAGAGACGAATGCATGCTAAGGAAACGCATCAAGGCCAGGCTGCAGAGGGAGGCACAGATGTGATTCTCCAAGAAAACGAGACTGCCATGATAAACATGGGAGATCAGGGACATTTGCAGACTATGACCGCCGCACTGAACCATCCATCAATGGTCATGGGAGGCCTGCTAATTCCGGCAAATCTACAGGCACCTTGTTTGGACCCTTCAGATCTCTTAGTTCATGCACTCG AGGCGCAAAACTATTGTCCAACAATATGA